Genomic segment of Myxococcus stipitatus:
CCAGGCGGGAGGTTCCATGCGGAGCGCCGCCGCGAACGCTCAGGCGCGCTACTCGGACTTCAAGGGGCTGTCCTCCGCGCCGGGCGCGGGCCGCATCACCCAGGTCTTCACGCAGGGAACGGGCATGCAGGTGAGCTGCGGCATGGACGTGGGGGTGGGCTGGGCCGGGGCCGTCCTGACGCGGCCTGTCTACCGGGACAATGGAGGGACGGCGTGTGGAGCCCAGGCCACGTTGAGCGCCTGGCGCTTTCCTTCGTCCTTCCTCGACGATGGTTCGGAAGGTGCGCTGTACAAGAAGAAGCACCTGGAGGACTCCATCTCCACCATGCAGGTCTGCGCGGTGGGACGCCCCGTGGGGGGAACCTGCACGGGGCGCTTCGCCATGCTCGTGGATGACTGGGGCCTGGCGGGAGAGCGGGAGTCACCCACCTGCCTCATCGCCAGCCAGGACCAGCTCTTTCCTTGCACCAACCCGGCCTTCCATGCGGCCGCGTGGTCCACCTATACGCCCACGTCGCTGCCCATCCCCCTCGGCGCGAGCGCCCTGGCGGAAGCCGCCTTGTACGTCAACCCCTTGCCTCTCACTGCGCTCGCGATGGTGGGGCTGGGAATGAAGGAGCAGACCTTCTGGATCAGCGCCGCGGGCGAGGAGACCAACTTCATCCAGGTGATGCCGCTCAGGGACCCCATCTCGCTCATCTGGCCCACATCGCCCGGTTCCGTTGTCGCTGGGACCTCGGGGTACTACGGCGCGGCATATGTCAATCGCTTGCGTGACGGCGGCTGCTTCCTGGGGTTGGACTGTGATTGAGCGGTGGCGATGGATGACGGGACTCCTGGTCCTGCTGGCGGCGCCGCCGGCGATGGCGGACGGCCCGACGTGCAACACGGAATGTGTCCTCAAGATGGATGACACGTTGCAACGGTGCATGGGCAAGTGCCCCGAGCTCACGGACCCGGAACAGTCAGGCCCCTACCGCTCCTGCGCCAGGCGCTGCCAGGAGAAGGTCGAGAAGAAGGTTCGGGAGTGCTCCGAGGGGTGCGCGAAGCCCGCGACGGGGAAGGGGCATCGCAAGCGCAGGGGTGAGCCGGCCCCCATCCAAGAAGGCTCGTGATGACACATGTGAAGTCGTGGACCTGGTGGGGAGTGATGGGGCTGGTGTTGCTCGCGGGACCGGTCTCCGCGCAGCGCCTGCCCTTCACGTGGGACGTGCCTGGCGTGGTGGGAGTTGTCGAGGTGTCGGTGCCGGTCATCTCCAGCGGCATCCCCGTGAAGCTGAGCGCGGTGCGCAGCAAGGAGAAGCCGGGGGTCATCCTCTCGAAGATGGTGGACCGCTTCGCGCTGTGGGGCTTCCACATCCCGCCCATGTCGGAGCAGCCACAGTTCCTGCGCGAGCCGATGATTACCGCCATCGATACGCGGGCCTTCATCTCGTACACGGCCATCCTCCAGCCGAATCCGGACGGGACGACCACGGTGTTCCTGGGGCAGGCGGACTTGTCGCAGGCGCCGCGCCAGCAGTCCACGGTGGCGCCGGTGTATCCCGGTGGCGCGGGACTGATGCAGACGGAGATGGAGGGGGCTCGCACGCTCGTCTATTCGGTGAGCGCCCGGCAGCTGGACGTGGAGGTCTACTACCGCAACGAGCTGGCCCAGGCGGGCTTCGAGGAAGTGGACCCGCTCGTCTTCCGCTCCAGCCACGATGAGATTGCGCTCAAGATTGCGCTGGCCAAGGAAGGCAAGCTGTCGGTCATCGTTGTGCGACGGACGGTGTCCCCCGACGAGGTGCGCCCCTCCACGGATTGAAGCGCTGTACCCGGCATGTTACGGGCGCTGTCGACATGAGCGACACGCCCTCCCAGGACAAGGACTTCAAGGACTCGGTCAACCTTCCGCGCACGGACTTCCCGATGAAGGGGAACCTCGCGCAGCTCGAGCCACGGATGCTCGGCTGGTGGGGAGAGCGGGGGATTTGGGGCAAGATCCTGGAGAAGAACGCCGCCGGTGAGCCCTTCGTGCTCGCGGACGGGCCGCCGTACGCGAACGGCCACCTCCACGCGGGCCACGCGCTGAACAAGGTCCTCAAGGACATCGTGGTGAAGTACCGCAACCTGATGGGCCGCCGGTGCGACTTCATCCCGGGCTGGGACACGCACGGTCTCCCCATCGAACAGGCGGTGGAGAAGCGGCTGAAGGACAAGAAGGTGGACAAGCGCACCCTGTCGCGCGACGCCTTCCTGGAGAAGTGCCGCGAGTACGCGCTCGAGTTCATCGACATCCAGAAGGCGGAGTTCCAGCGCCTGGGCGTCTTCGGCTCGTGGGATGCGCCCTACAAGACGCTCGACTTCTCGTACGAGGCGCAGGAGATCCGCGAGCTCGCCGTC
This window contains:
- a CDS encoding pilus assembly protein, with the translated sequence MTTRLARRPTPRRARGQALLEAAIGATLFVTIIVFGIHLAEVGFLSLKVQEAAVSALWDGTHGEMHFIPASYSQAGGSMRSAAANAQARYSDFKGLSSAPGAGRITQVFTQGTGMQVSCGMDVGVGWAGAVLTRPVYRDNGGTACGAQATLSAWRFPSSFLDDGSEGALYKKKHLEDSISTMQVCAVGRPVGGTCTGRFAMLVDDWGLAGERESPTCLIASQDQLFPCTNPAFHAAAWSTYTPTSLPIPLGASALAEAALYVNPLPLTALAMVGLGMKEQTFWISAAGEETNFIQVMPLRDPISLIWPTSPGSVVAGTSGYYGAAYVNRLRDGGCFLGLDCD